The following proteins are encoded in a genomic region of Oncorhynchus kisutch isolate 150728-3 linkage group LG4, Okis_V2, whole genome shotgun sequence:
- the LOC109888588 gene encoding zinc finger protein 287-like, which yields MSSSVPFHTQLTSIMEVLMNAAVSEICELVDDGYAVLHLEISRSQKENDVLREKLHIMETRNAHGHGKKSVGLAHERSIRNHLPVRPVLNLETGENRYNGSPMGKELNHLCSDEEHPNNENEDSIKQSCAVMKSMVKEMRKPGCIQIKEERLEGTISLQNYPMIKGESSVESGADEDKRDVIGHTQTDSLFEDYDSHINADQESESTFQKLQHTNVAHHVQRQGYSGLWTPRSTETDSEDPACSYAAEMSPTRVTAHTKQQRQTSVAEETLFAVESHNVKPEAAMLDSGPYEEKYQSSSNDNYYDNDSSNDLHPQNSISSEASENFGNIFSNSQENMRENTARSKVGIVQRYMAGHTIQHRVGKREKRFVCGFCRKSFTCPKYLQSHQRVHTGEKPFSCSQCGKRFGQAGYLKKHQNVHTGEKPFVCPLCGKRFADSSNLIRHKSVHTGERPFICIQCGERFAAKDNLRIHLERNHSGCSSAGDVMSPSIP from the exons ATGTCGTCTTCCGTTCCTTTTCACACACAGCTCACCTCCATTATGGAGGTCTTGATGAACGCGGCCGTGTCAGAAATATGCGAACTTGTGGACGATGGATACGCCGTTTTACACTTGGAAATATCTCGAAGTCAAAAAGAAAATGACGTTTTGAGGGAGAAGTTACATATAATGGAGACACGTAATGCGCATGGACATGGAAAGAAGTCAGTTGGCCTAGCTCACGAGCGCTCCATCAGAAATCACCTCCCAGTGAGACCAGTCCTCAACTTGG AGACGGGTGAAAATCGATATAACGGGAGTCCCATGGGGAAAGAGTTGAACCACCTTTGCAGCGATGAGGAGCATCCAAACAACGAAAATGAAGATTCTATAAAACAGTCTTGTGCTGTCATGAAG TCTATGGTGAAGGAGATGCGTAAGCCTGGGTGCATCCAAATCAAAGAGGAAAGACTGGAGGGCACCATAAGCCTACAGAATTACCCAATGATAAAAGGGGAGA GCAGTGTTGAATCAGGTGCTGATGAAGACAAAAGAGATGTGATTGGGCACACTCAGACCGACAGTCTCTTTGAGGACTATGATTCTCACATCAACGCAGACCAAGAAAGTGAGAGCACGTTCCAGAAGCTTCAGCATACGAATGTTGCACACCACGTACAGAGGCAGGGATACTCAGGCTTGTGGACACCAAGAAGCACTGAAACAGATTCTGAGGATCCAGCTTGCTCTTATGCTGCAGAAATGAGCCCCACTCGTGTCACAGCTCACACAAAGCAACAACGACAGACTTCCGTAGCTGAGGAAACGTTGTTCGCTGTTGAATCTCACAATGTGAAACCAGAGGCTGCAATGCTTGATTCTGGACCCTATGAAGAAAAATATCAATCTAGCAGTAATGATAATTATTATGATAATGATAGCAGTAATGATTTGCATCCGCAAAACAGCATCTCTTCCGAGGCTAGTGAAAACTTTGGAAATATTTTCTCTAACAGTCAAGAAAATATGAGAGAGAACACCGCAAGGTCAAAGGTGGGCATAGTCCAACGCTACATGGCAGGACACACAATTCAGCACAGGGTTGGCAAGCGAGAAAAACGGTTTGTTTGTGGCTTCTGTAGAAAAAGTTTCACTTGTCCAAAGTATCTTCAGTCTCACCAGCgggttcacacaggagagaaacccttcagctgctctcagtgtgggaagagGTTTGGCCAAGCCGGTTATCTGAAGAAACATCAGAATGTCCACACGGGAGAGAAACCATTTGTTTGCCCACTGTGTGGAAAGCGGTTTGCGGACTCTAGTAATCTCATCAGACACAAGAGTGTTCACACAGGAGAAAGACCCTTCATCTGCATACAGTGTGGGGAGAGGTTTGCTGCGAAAGACAACCTTAGAATTCACCTAGAGAGAAACCATTCTGGTTGCTCAAGTGCTGGAGATGTGATGTCACCGAGTATACCGTGA
- the LOC116373956 gene encoding sterile alpha motif domain-containing protein 9-like, whose amino-acid sequence MSHSMESAIQIEKWTKEEVHQWLTTQVNIHHIYADKLLEEEVSGEDLEYFQKKDLLDLNIKHGPAVKIVSMLEDLKSGLQHKSQFPAYIKKWTQEQVCQWLREEAKVYHQYVDRILEEEVSGNCLFCFKKNDLVELGIKHGPAVKIIGMLEKLNNGPEPILQPPTHINSDQENLQKTPEKQVELCQTLPVQTVSPMKSEPNIEELKIVKPSGKTVTQKKEEPKPQAMVAEKLPSKISSTPSSLTMLQNTLDDLHQDEFKRFKSSLKDLKLNGYRPIARSHLEDSKTRTEVADSMTKHYEEEALNVTLQILGRIEHNELAARLKRDMGSQMMTAQDPKKDLRRETNQGDKLKNVLTCGGNMMDYYDQFVIVVNKCHSEQIEHLQFLSKLKLFCVLDFDPDSAAPGGVCSSYRESRVANLHLPAQFQGEPNVVIKNLNLYKQTSWVFCNGRHDLDRESDRQLDYKDWFRGKRREIEHMVSFICKPEVLPNGRTLVIFLLLSPVTDRDPVFDTFLAFYSHAEESIVSICESRSTFEKWKYLIQEKCESDITRQSIYELTLSEVNGTIMSLGPHNQPSGRLLPSSDSSTVVLQQKDEDQMTALDILCQNECEKVYDENCTEFKDFKIKVEEEFYRGGKVNWWNFYFCEKRKAKPFIRRDKYDNLKKMVKYQDPKTTCVLLNLFHHPGCGGTTLAMHVMWDLRREFRCAVLKDNTLPKAEVAFQVKNLMRLGSQKSTPVLLLVDDSKEAENTQALQNCIRQTFEAENTSRTVEDSSNSKVIIVSCVRCHNPEDQFKHCSTNRLQITAKLTKKEQDDFDEKLVELKESHEKPENFYSFMIMKSNFDKKYIADVVSNTLKDLDMSTKKAQLLAFLALLNSYDAESEISMSLCEEFLGMKSLQMAYWGEDRVLDRMEPYSNLLKQFNVEDRGKYKAIQILHHDIASACLEELDRRYNIKRSEITLDMLHCDILFKPCVVKDTLMLTIQRVLVERQRKKVGATNFSPLIEKIHSQEGGQNIRDIFVKASSRFVTRASIPQALARYLYLYEQDFPQALIWAVKAMGVKENSYTADTVGQVYKSNLKHNIQSEKLKTPLKPEDFETNLKIAQKASNAFQMAQKLAMKNETEEQTGENLTKTPYNTSGYVGEMETTLTVFEMISNLPFFEGTDKVKRMYMQNFLKGTLPIEYVPKEDNEINSKYVDIIKKHTQFLLALKPQVKEVFEFFNGYFTYIKGNNTGELESLNQKKISDHFTRYITLVCSSPAEIFKERADKPELRLSVDIEEHRMFLEEKNADTFAGILAKLHQKIDKTAEEVEKITECYTFLRKNSVQNRKVETNFILVNIILHTLKPRSKHVKRHNELSDILMKTLQDIGLQHPYPEPYYLALLLLWPDSNAEDTNIRPYVNSLGKSSHRQMSYLLRKSSTIAHFYLGPKKGLQRLVTKPKLDECFSRLPRADLAQLWRSGNIFKKREIVDRLYRVNGTVEQSELYANYGKLKIPVRPAYLGGISSGFSIEKVSFFLGFAIDGPLAYDIKNE is encoded by the exons ATGAGCCATTCAATGGAGTCTGCAATTCAGATTGAAAAGTGGACGAAGGAAGAAGTTCATCAGTGGTTGACGACGCAGGTTAACATTCACCATATATATGCAGACAAGTTGCTAGAAGAGGAGGTATCAGGGGAAGACCTAGAATACTTCCAAAAGAAGGATCTTCTGGATCTGAACATAAAACATGGTCCGGCTGTGAAAATTGTGTCAATGCTTGAGGATTTGAAGAGTGGATTACAGCATAAATCACAATTTCCTGCATACATCAAGAAATGGACACAAGAACAAGTTTGTCAGTGGTTAAGGGAAGAGGCGAAGGTATACCACCAATATGTAGACCGTATTTTGGAAGAGGAAGTGTCAGGCAATTGCCTGTTTTGCTTCAAAAAGAATGATCTTGTGGAACTAGGCATTAAACATGGTCCTGCTGTTAAAATAATTGGCATGCTGGAAAAGTTAAACAATGGACCAGAGCCTATATTACAACCCCCCACACACATCAACAGTGACCAAGAAAATCTACAGAAAACACCTGAGAAGCAAGTAGAACTATGTCAAACTCTACCGGTTCAGACTGTATCCCCCATGAAGAGCGAACCAAACATAGAAGAGCTCAAAATAGTGAAACCATCAGGGAAAACAGTTACACAAAAGAAGGAAGAACCAAAACCACAGGCCATGGTTGCAGAAAAGTTACCATCCAAG ATCTCAAGCACGCCAAGTTCACTTACCATGCTCCAGAATACCCTTGACGACTTACATCAGGACGAGTTTAAACGCTTTAAGTCTTCTCTGAAAGACCTAAAACTGAACGGATATAGACCGATTGCACGGAGTCACTTGGAAGACAGCAAGACCCGCACAGAAGTAGCGGACTCGATGACAAAGCACTATGAGGAAGAGGCATTAAATGTCACTCTTCAGATTCTAGGGAGAATCGAACACAATGAACTGGCTGCCCGTCTGAAAAGGGATATGG GTTCACAAATGATGACCGCACAGGACCCCAAAAAGGATTTGAGGAGAGAGACCAATCAGGGTGATAAATTGAAAAACGTATTAACTTGTGGAGGAAATATGATGGACTACTATGATCAATTCGTTATTGTTGTGAACAAGTGTCACAGTGAGCAAATAGAACATCTACAGTTTCTGAGCAAGTTGAAATTGTTCTGTGTCCTGGACTTTGATCCTGACTCTGCAGCTCCTGGTGGCGTATGCAGTTCATACAGAGAATCAAGAGTGGCAAATCTCCATCTCCCAGCCCAATTCCAAGGCGAACCAAATGTTGTGATAAAAAATCTCAACCTGTATAAGCAGACCAGCTGGGTGTTTTGTAATGGGAGGCATGACCTTGACAGGGAATCGGATAGACAGCTGGACTACAAAGACTGGTTCAGGGGAAAACGCAGAGAGATTGAGCATATGGTTTCATTCATTTGCAAACCTGAAGTTCTTCCAAATGGAAGAACTCTTGTCATATTTCTTCTACTGTCACCTGTAACCGATAGAGATCCTGTCTTTGATACTTTCCTGGCATTCTACTCACATGCCGAGGAAAGCATTGTGAGTATTTGTGAATCTAGGAGCACATTTGAAAAATGGAAATACTTGATACAGGAGAAATGTGAGTCTGACATCACCAGGCAATCAATATATGAGTTGACACTCAGTGAAGTCAATGGTACTATAATGTCACTTGGACCACACAATCAGCCATCAGGAAGACTCCTTCCATCTTCTGACTCCAGCACTGTTGTTCTCCAACAAAAGGATGAAGACCAGATGACAGCTCTAGACATTTTGTGTCAGAATGAATGTGAGAAagtctatgatgaaaattgcacAGAGTTTAAAGACTTCAAAATTAAAGTTGAAGAGGAATTCTACAGAGGGGGTAAAGTCAACTGGTGGAACTTCTATTTTTGTGAGAAACGCAAAGCAAAACCTTTCATTAGAAGAGACAAATATGACAATCTGAAAAAGATGGTGAAATATCAAGATCCCAAAACCACATGTGTTTTGCTGAATTTGTTCCACCACCCAGGTTGCGGAGGCACCACCTTAGCCATGCATGTGATGTGGGATTTACGCAGAGAGTTCAGATGTGCTGTGTTGAAGGACAATACATTACCAAAAGCTGAAGTGGCTTTTCAAGTCAAAAACCTAATGAGGCTCGGGAGCCAGAAATCCACACCAGTTCTGCTGTTAGTAGATGACTCAAAGGAAGCAGAGAACACACAAGCTCTTCAGAACTGCATTCGCCAAACTTTTGAAGCGGAAAACACAAGCAGAACTGTAGAAGATTCATCAAACTCAAAAGTCATTATTGTGAGTTGTGTTCGTTGCCATAACCCTGAGGACCAGTTCAAACACTGCTCAACAAACAGACTGCAGATAACTGCTAAACTGACCAAAAAGGAACAAGATGATTTTGATGAAAAACTGGTGGAACTTAAAGAAAGTCATGAAAAACCTGAAAACTTCTACAGTTTTATGATCATGAAGAGTAACTTTGACAAGAAGTACATAGCTGATGTTGTGAGCAACACTCTGAAGGACTTGGACATGAGCACAAAGAAAGCTCAACTCCTTGCTTTCTTAGCACTGTTGAACTCATATGATGCAGAATCAGAAatatctatgtctctctgtgaGGAATTTTTGGGGATGAAAAGTTTGCAAATGGCTTACTGGGGTGAAGATCGTGTACTTGACAGAATGGAGCCGTACTCCAATTTGCTAAAACAATTTAATGTTGAGGACCGTGGAAAATACAAAGCAATTCAAATCCTTCATCATGATATAGCCTCTGCATGTCTTGAAGAGTTGGACAGACGCTACAACATTAAACGGAGTGAAATAACCTTGGACATGCTGCACTGTGATATATTGTTCAAACCCTGTGTAGTAAAAGACACCCTCATGCTAACAATTCAACGCGTGCTAGTTGAAAGGCAGCGCAAAAAAGTTGGAGCGACTAATTTTTCTCCATTGATAGAAAAGATTCACAGTCAAGAGGGAGGACAAAACATCCGAGACATCTTTGTGAAAGCATCTTCCCGGTTTGTTACAAGGGCATCTATTCCTCAAGCTCTTGCAAGGTATCTCTACCTCTATGAGCAAGATTTTCCCCAAGCACTCATTTGGGCAGTAAAGGCCATGGGCGTCAAAGAAAACTCATACACAGCTGATACAGTTGGACAGGTTTACAAAAGTAATCTTAAACATAATATTCAGAGTGAAAAGCTAAAGACTCCACTCAAGCCAGAGGACTTTGAGACTAACCTAAAGATAGCACAAAAAGCCTCAAATGCCTTTCAAATGGCTCAAAAGCTGGCCATGAAGAATGAAACGGAAGAGCAAACTGGTGAAAATCTCACAAAAACACCCTACAACACCTCTGGTTATGTGGGAGAGATGGAAACTACACTGACAGTCTTTGAAATGATAAGCAACCTGCCGTTCTTTGAAGGTACTGATAAAGTGAAAAGGATGTACATGCAGAACTTTCTGAAAGGAACATTACCCATCGAATATGTGCCCAAAGAAGATAACGAAATCAACAGTAAATATGTTGATATTATCAAAAAACATACACAATTTCTCCTTGCTTTGAAACCTCAGGTCAAGGAAGTTTTTGAATTCTTCAATGGTTACTTCACATACATAAAAGGAAACAATACAGGAGAGCTTGAATCACTGAATCAGAAGAAAATCTCTGATCATTTCACCAGATACATAACACTGGTCTGCTCTTCCCCAGCGGAAATATTTAAAGAACGAGCGGACAAACCTGAACTCAGATTAAGCGTGGATATTGAAGAGCATAGGATGTTTCTGGAGGAAAAGAATGCAGACACCTTTGCAGGGATACTTGCAAAGTTGCATCAAAAGATCGACAAGACTGCAGAGGAAGTGGAAAAAATCACAGAATGCTACACATTCCTGCGCAAAAATTCTGTGCAAAATAGAAAAGTAGAAACCAATTTCATTTTGGTAAATATAATTCTCCACACACTGAAGCCAAGATCTAAACACGTGAAGAGACACAATGAACTCAGTGATATTCTTATGAAAACATTGCAAGATATAGGATTGCAACATCCCTACCCAGAGCCATACTATCTGGCTTTGTTGTTGCTTTGGCCAGATTCAAATGCAGAAGACACCAATATAAGGCCATATGTGAACTCACTTGGGAAGTCATCCCACAGGCAAATGTCTTATTTGTTGAGAAAGAGCAGCACCATTGCTCACTTCTACTTGGGTCCAAAAAAAGGATTACAAAGACTTGTAACTAAACCCAAACTTGATGAGTGTTTTTCACGCCTACCACGTGCTGATTTGGCCCAACTTTGGCGGAGTGGAAACATTTTTAAGAAGAGGGAAATCGTTGACCGTCTCTATAGGGTCAATGGAACCGTTGAGCAATCAGAACTTTATGCCAATTATGGCAAACTCAAAATCCCAGTTCGGCCAGCCTATCTGGGTGGAATAAGCAGTGGTTTCAGCATTGAAAAGGTGTCGTTCTTCTTAGGATTTGCCATAGATGGACCACTTGCGTACGATATCAAGAATGAATAG